Genomic DNA from Deltaproteobacteria bacterium:
GCCGAAATGCCAAGGGCGAACGCGACTCCGTCCACACTCTGGCACTCGTTAACGGGTTCAAATTCCTCATTTTGTCGATATCATCGAAGGTTGGCCTCGATATCGAGCCCGCTTTCCCCGGTCTTGAAAACATATTTGAACGAAGCACTTTCCCTGTTGACAGTCGCCCCGCCCCCGAATACATAGGGCTCTCTGTTGTGCGGGCGGATAGCTCAGCTGGGAGAGCATCGGCCTTACAAGCCGAGGGTCACAGGTTCAATCCCTGTTCCGCCTACCAGATTTGACATGCGGAGCCGTAGTTAAGTTGGTTATAACGCCGGCCTGTCACGCCGGAGGCCGAGGGTTCGAGTCCCTTCGGCTCCGCCAAAGAAAACAAGGGTTTAGAAGCTAAAGCTCCTAAACCCTTTTTTCATTTCCAACCGTATTTCCAGTTTCTAGCCGATATTTCCACCTCTGAAGACGATCTCCGTCAAATCATGCCCCAGCTCCTGGACAGGTCGCTCCTCCCCCCAGTTCGGGGACAACGCCAGAGCCTAACCTCTACCTGCCTCTGCTGTCATTCTCCTTCATCTCGCCTGCCGCGCAAGATGCGGTACACTGGACACTTACGAAAATTCAGCCAATGTATTTATTATTTGTTCAGGGACAAAAAATGGCCCCCAAGCTGTAGAAATAAGGGGGCCTTTTTGCGACGAAAACTGAAATTCTTAACCTACCGTCTTCTTCCCTCTCTTCTCCCAAAGCTTCATATCTTGCATCTTCTTTCTACGTTCACGAGCCAAACTCTTCGCAACCAGGGATGCACCTTTCGGAAGCCCCCATTTGGCTTTGTATTCCTCGGGAGTAAGGTCATGAGTAGCCAAGTGCTTCTTGGTCAAGACCTTGAATACTTTTCCACATTCGATGCAAACGACACTTTTTTCTCGAATGGATTTTTTGGGATCAACGGCAGCCTCACTTTGAGGAGATTCAACATCGCCTTCGGCCATTCCTTTGAATTTTTTAGCCATGTTCTGGATCATAGTCATGATCTCATCTTCAGTCATATTGCGAACACTGGCTTGAGCTTTGGTTATCTCAATGGCGGCCTTCAAATAATCTTCCATATTCCCTCCAGAAATTACATTGTTGATATGCACGAATTTGGTTACCAATAATGATGGAAATTTTTTTGTCAAGCTTAGAATACAAAAAGCCGCCTTGCTGATTAGCTTGGCGGCTTTTTTTGTTTGAAGCTGTCTTTGCTATCGCAAATCGTCAATGTCGATCTTTCTCCCGCATGAAGGACAACGATCAAGATTTGCCATACGGCAATGTATTCTAAACACATATTGTATTCCACTTTCAGTAATCTGGTAGGCTACCCAGAAGACATATCCACATTGACAATACCTGCGTTGCATGACCTTCCTCCTTATTGATTTACAAAAGTAAACTCTATGGACAAAAAAATATCTACACGTAGGAGCGACTGGTCCAGAGAACCTTGCCGATAATCCTCAAAGTCTCAAGCTCATCGCCTTGAAGGGTGATCGGTGGATACTTGGGATTATCGCTGAATAAGGTGACAAGACCTGGCCGCGCTTGAATTCGCTTTACGAGCAACTCGCCAGCCAAGCTCAGGATATACGGACAGATGCCACTTGGCTCGTTGTGACTCAAATCGACCAGGACAGTATCGCCGGGCTGAATTTCAGGAATCATGCTGTCCCCGACAATATCCATTGCCACCATATTCTTGGGCTGGCCTTTTCTCTGAATCCAGTCCTGCTCAAAAGGGACAACTCCAATCGTATTGGATTCGACCTCAAGAGATCCGGCGCCAGCGCAAGCCTTGGCTGACACCTTCGGTATACAAAGGGTTAAGTTTTCTCCATCTCGGCGCATCGAGCCTTTGCCGGTTTTTAGCCAATCGTAGCTCAGCCCGTAGAGTGATGCGACCACGTGCAACCAGTGCTCCGGGACACCTCTCGACTTGGCCAGCGTTATACCCGGAGCTTTGATGCCGAGCATCTTTGCCAACTCTTTTTGGGTGCTGATCCTCGTTGCTTGAGAGACTCGTTGGAAAAATTCGTCAAAGTTCATTGTGTTTCCTTGGCTTTATTTATTAACAATTGTAAATTTAAATGTCAAGGAAAATTTGGTTTGCTCTTCGTAACATTTCACGCAACTTGACCGGAGACGGCGCATCGGTCACGATCAAAATGCGTCGAAAATTTGATTTCTTTACGGGTGGGAAGCGAAGAATAGTTTTCACCTCAACGGAGTGAGAAGTGACAAAAAGGTGGGAACTGGGGTGGGAACTAAAAAAGGGTTCACGGCTGTTTTTCCGTAAACCCTTGATTTTTCTTGGTGGGCAATGCAAGATTCGAACTTGCGGCCTTTGGCTCCGGAGGCCAACGCTCTATCCAACTGAGCTAATTGCCCGAAGGGTAAGCCCTTTAGGCTCCTGACCCTGCCCTTGTCAAGCCTAGCCGGTTATGCTTCCAATAAAATTTGTATCCGAAGTTTCCCAGAAGAATCCTTCCCTCGAACATACGACTGCATTGAAGTGAAATGAAAAAAACGACACGAATTATTGCGGCCATAACCGGGGCCAGCGGAACTCCCTATGGAATCCGCCTGGTTGAAATTCTCTCCCAAGACCCGAATATTGAGACCCATGTCATCATCTCCGACAACGCTGCCCGGGTCGGCCAGATTGAATGTGGACAAAACATCGCGTCGATTTTGCCGGTCAATGTCCTACTCCACGACAACAAGGACATCGGCTCCGGGCCGGCCAGCGGGTCTTGGCCTCATCATGGTATGGCCATCTGTCCCTGTTCCATGGCCACCTTGGCAGGTATCGCCCAAGGGCGATCCGACAAT
This window encodes:
- a CDS encoding transcriptional regulator; its protein translation is MEDYLKAAIEITKAQASVRNMTEDEIMTMIQNMAKKFKGMAEGDVESPQSEAAVDPKKSIREKSVVCIECGKVFKVLTKKHLATHDLTPEEYKAKWGLPKGASLVAKSLARERRKKMQDMKLWEKRGKKTVG
- a CDS encoding UbiX family flavin prenyltransferase, which codes for MKKTTRIIAAITGASGTPYGIRLVEILSQDPNIETHVIISDNAARVGQIECGQNIASILPVNVLLHDNKDIGSGPASGSWPHHGMAICPCSMATLAGIAQGRSDNLILRAADVTLKERRPLVLVPRETPFSRIHLRNMLELHDAGAVILPPCPAFYLQPKTIADMIDQIVARILDHINIRHDVSRRWEGGGS
- a CDS encoding helix-turn-helix transcriptional regulator, which codes for MNFDEFFQRVSQATRISTQKELAKMLGIKAPGITLAKSRGVPEHWLHVVASLYGLSYDWLKTGKGSMRRDGENLTLCIPKVSAKACAGAGSLEVESNTIGVVPFEQDWIQRKGQPKNMVAMDIVGDSMIPEIQPGDTVLVDLSHNEPSGICPYILSLAGELLVKRIQARPGLVTLFSDNPKYPPITLQGDELETLRIIGKVLWTSRSYV